In the Haloferula helveola genome, one interval contains:
- a CDS encoding YwqG family protein, whose translation MATYQIGGLENWKRRAGIWGAIGVVAALAAKTSIFPWVILAVILGAVAGFVSLQLVDKNRAVLANIPGYAGIAIFVAAALTLDGNLSALAYLSLGSLFVTAEVLVFGLLGERLVKRLNHRDRDKLATIEKMLQPAPPPEPPSADLQATFLAALPDSLRPLGEAACQPVIIAKPFRSLDSLPPDSSCLSGAPLLDPSDSWPARAGKPLDFLARINLAELPPTSMPRPESGLLSFFYDTDEQPWGGEAEDRDGFVILYHPDPAKLQSVNPPGTGAHPPLRKPVRFEVTPAFSPSREFEDAIHDLADSEDVTNAEEIDELYETLLESGPSDSHRVLSPPVPIQDDMTCELETATRVHGLPADTEWQLLLQLDSDPDLGWCWGDAGMLYFWIPRDDLAAARFDRCWLVLQCT comes from the coding sequence ATGGCAACCTATCAGATCGGCGGGCTTGAGAACTGGAAACGACGGGCGGGCATCTGGGGCGCGATCGGCGTCGTCGCCGCTCTGGCTGCCAAGACCTCGATCTTCCCGTGGGTCATCCTCGCGGTGATTCTCGGTGCGGTCGCCGGTTTCGTCTCGCTCCAACTCGTCGACAAGAACCGCGCCGTCCTTGCCAACATCCCGGGCTATGCTGGCATCGCGATCTTTGTCGCCGCCGCCCTCACCCTCGACGGCAATCTCTCCGCCCTCGCCTATCTCTCGCTCGGATCCCTTTTCGTCACCGCGGAGGTGCTCGTCTTCGGCCTGCTCGGCGAACGACTGGTGAAGCGCCTCAACCACCGCGACCGCGACAAGCTCGCGACGATCGAAAAGATGCTGCAACCGGCGCCACCACCCGAGCCGCCATCTGCCGACCTGCAGGCGACCTTCCTCGCCGCGCTGCCCGACTCGCTCCGTCCGCTCGGCGAAGCCGCCTGCCAGCCGGTCATTATCGCGAAACCATTCCGCTCCCTCGATTCACTGCCGCCCGACAGCTCGTGTCTCTCCGGCGCTCCGCTCCTCGACCCGTCCGACTCGTGGCCCGCGCGTGCCGGAAAGCCACTCGACTTCCTCGCCCGGATCAATCTTGCCGAGTTGCCGCCAACTTCCATGCCCCGCCCCGAGTCCGGGCTGTTGAGCTTTTTCTACGACACCGACGAACAGCCATGGGGCGGCGAAGCGGAAGACCGCGATGGCTTCGTCATCCTCTACCACCCGGATCCGGCGAAGCTCCAATCCGTCAACCCGCCCGGCACCGGCGCTCACCCGCCGCTCCGCAAGCCGGTGCGCTTCGAGGTAACGCCCGCCTTCTCCCCATCGCGCGAATTCGAGGATGCCATCCACGACCTCGCCGACTCCGAAGACGTCACCAACGCCGAGGAAATCGACGAACTCTACGAAACGCTGCTCGAGTCCGGCCCGTCCGATTCGCACCGCGTCCTTTCGCCGCCGGTGCCTATCCAAGACGACATGACCTGCGAGCTCGAAACCGCCACCCGTGTCCACGGCCTCCCGGCGGATACCGAGTGGCAACTGCTCCTCCAGCTCGACTCCGACCCGGACCTCGGCTGGTGCTGGGGCGACGCCGGGATGCTCTACTTCTGGATTCCCCGCGACGACCTCGCCGCCGCCCGCTTCGACCGCTGCTGGCTCGTCCTCCAATGCACCTGA
- a CDS encoding DUF4328 domain-containing protein, with the protein MSELDPYSPPEVAVVVEERKVPEGVQVSDPTSLSRWSIGLLVVATLIDLVDHIWLTTVGRDSLSVGILDGVEAQISGFVYLANVIVFLCWSYRVLKNAQSVDPGTQTVSPGWGVGSYFVPIVNLWIPAKALMQASRVSGTSVGLVLAWWLVAMGIIVLAVAYIFWAFNAPMEDWDTYSNAPTGFDHVITVVDLVSVWLEVVMILGLTRVHREWAASSPNIS; encoded by the coding sequence GTGAGTGAGCTGGACCCGTATTCGCCGCCGGAGGTGGCCGTGGTGGTGGAGGAGCGGAAGGTGCCGGAGGGCGTGCAGGTGAGTGATCCGACGTCGCTCTCCCGCTGGTCGATCGGGCTGCTGGTGGTGGCGACTCTGATCGATCTGGTCGACCACATCTGGCTGACGACGGTCGGGCGGGACTCGCTGTCGGTCGGAATTCTCGATGGGGTCGAAGCGCAGATCTCGGGGTTCGTTTATCTGGCGAACGTGATCGTTTTCCTCTGCTGGAGCTACCGGGTGCTGAAGAACGCCCAGAGCGTGGATCCCGGAACCCAGACGGTGTCGCCGGGCTGGGGCGTGGGTTCGTACTTCGTGCCGATCGTGAACTTGTGGATTCCGGCGAAGGCACTGATGCAGGCGAGCCGGGTGTCGGGGACCAGCGTCGGTCTGGTGCTGGCGTGGTGGCTGGTGGCGATGGGAATCATCGTGCTGGCCGTCGCGTATATCTTTTGGGCGTTCAACGCGCCGATGGAGGACTGGGACACCTATTCCAACGCGCCGACCGGATTCGATCACGTGATCACCGTTGTCGATCTGGTGTCGGTGTGGCTGGAGGTCGTGATGATCCTCGGACTGACCCGGGTGCATCGCGAGTGGGCCGCGTCTAGCCCGAACATTTCATGA
- a CDS encoding GxxExxY protein yields the protein MKHGIDEIARDVVDAAFKVHSNLGPGLLESAYEACLAHELGLRGHKVEKQMPQPITYEGLMIEAGYRLDLLVDGELIIELKAVEQLLPIHHAQVMTYLKLSRRTLALLINFNVPRIKNGIRRVALNHPE from the coding sequence ATGAAGCACGGAATTGATGAGATCGCGCGGGATGTCGTGGATGCAGCATTCAAAGTGCATTCGAATCTCGGTCCAGGGCTTTTGGAGAGCGCCTATGAGGCCTGTCTTGCGCATGAGCTTGGTCTGCGAGGTCACAAGGTGGAGAAACAGATGCCGCAGCCGATTACCTATGAAGGGCTCATGATCGAAGCGGGCTACCGTCTCGACCTGCTCGTTGACGGAGAGTTGATCATCGAACTCAAGGCGGTAGAGCAACTCCTTCCGATTCATCATGCCCAGGTCATGACCTACCTGAAACTTTCGAGAAGAACTCTCGCGCTTCTCATCAACTTCAACGTTCCGCGGATCAAGAATGGGATCCGACGAGTCGCGCTCAACCACCCTGAATAA
- the xseB gene encoding exodeoxyribonuclease VII small subunit has protein sequence MPRKKTASPAPEETSFEESIAELEAIVAAMEEESLPLEELVAKYEQGNRLLGRCEEVLNSARKRLKTIASRSREAESETPDDTGNPLTDDASADTDLSDDDDDIRLF, from the coding sequence ATGCCCCGCAAGAAGACCGCCAGCCCCGCGCCCGAAGAGACCAGCTTCGAGGAGTCGATCGCCGAACTTGAGGCGATCGTCGCCGCCATGGAGGAGGAATCCCTCCCGCTCGAGGAACTGGTCGCCAAATACGAGCAGGGCAACCGCCTGCTGGGCCGCTGCGAGGAAGTCCTCAACTCCGCCCGCAAACGCCTCAAAACCATCGCCTCCCGCAGCCGGGAAGCCGAATCCGAGACTCCGGACGATACCGGAAACCCCTTGACCGACGACGCGTCCGCCGACACGGACCTCTCCGACGACGATGACGACATCCGCCTCTTCTGA
- the dxs gene encoding 1-deoxy-D-xylulose-5-phosphate synthase → MTTSASSEPPHLGPLLSEIRSPEDVKALDEADLTKLAQEIRDALITNLSRTGGHLGPNLGVVELTIALHRIFSTPKDNFVFDVAHQGYVHKMLTGRADRIDTIRTYQGLNGFLLRTESEHDCYGAGHAGTALSAALGMAAARDLTKDDSHVVALAGDAAFTCGPTLEALNNIAETTKRFIVVLNDNEWSIDKNVGAIARYFNALQTHSTYASVRNKAADFVEWIGGKATRNLAHKVEQGAKNLLFPNVLFEKFGIRYFGPIDGHDLPLLIRTFEHLKGLNEPVVLHVITEKGRGYQPALDNPGKFHGLGTYKIEDGSTDTSNTPTASEIFGRTVTDLAKEDEKLVAITGAMPGGTKLDIFKKELPERYFDVGIAEEHAALFACGLATRGIRPFLAIYSTFMQRAYDMIIHDMALQNLPVRLCMDRGGLSGDDGPTHHGLFDIGYLRPVPGIIHMQPKDEAEFVAMLKWMAAYDDGPTAIRYPRGPIAGTPVDGPCAPIQLGKGELISEGTDVALIGLGTMFEMAVETKAKLEERGLSVSLVNPRFIKPLDTELLEKVARSAKVVCTFEDHVLMNGFGCGVIEHFHDAGIDTPVERIGWPDEFVEHGKIDILRKLHGLTVENAVEKISKHV, encoded by the coding sequence ATGACGACATCCGCCTCTTCTGAGCCCCCGCATCTTGGCCCCCTTCTCTCCGAAATCCGCTCGCCGGAGGACGTGAAGGCGCTGGATGAGGCGGATCTGACCAAGCTCGCCCAGGAGATCCGCGACGCGCTCATCACCAATCTCTCGCGGACCGGTGGCCACCTCGGACCAAACCTCGGCGTGGTCGAACTGACGATCGCCCTCCACCGGATCTTCTCGACCCCGAAGGACAACTTCGTCTTCGACGTCGCCCACCAAGGCTACGTCCACAAGATGCTCACCGGCCGCGCCGACCGCATCGACACGATCCGCACCTACCAAGGCCTCAACGGATTCCTGCTGCGCACCGAGTCCGAACACGACTGCTACGGCGCCGGCCACGCCGGCACCGCACTCTCCGCCGCGCTCGGCATGGCCGCCGCCCGCGACCTGACCAAGGACGACTCGCACGTCGTCGCCCTCGCCGGCGATGCCGCCTTCACCTGCGGCCCCACCCTCGAGGCACTCAACAACATCGCGGAAACCACCAAGCGGTTCATCGTCGTGCTCAACGACAACGAATGGTCGATCGACAAGAACGTCGGCGCGATCGCCCGCTACTTCAACGCGCTCCAAACGCACTCGACCTACGCGTCGGTCCGCAACAAGGCCGCCGACTTCGTCGAGTGGATCGGTGGCAAGGCGACCCGCAACCTCGCCCACAAGGTCGAGCAGGGCGCCAAGAACCTGCTCTTCCCGAACGTCCTCTTCGAGAAGTTCGGCATCCGCTACTTCGGACCGATCGACGGCCACGACCTACCCTTGCTGATCCGGACCTTCGAGCACCTCAAGGGCCTCAACGAGCCGGTCGTGCTCCACGTAATCACCGAGAAAGGCCGCGGCTACCAGCCGGCCCTCGACAACCCCGGCAAGTTCCACGGACTCGGCACCTACAAGATCGAGGACGGCTCGACCGATACCTCGAACACGCCGACCGCCTCGGAAATCTTCGGCCGCACGGTGACCGACCTCGCCAAGGAGGACGAGAAGCTCGTCGCGATCACCGGTGCGATGCCCGGCGGCACCAAGCTGGACATCTTCAAGAAGGAACTCCCGGAGCGCTACTTCGACGTCGGCATCGCCGAGGAACACGCCGCGCTTTTCGCCTGCGGCCTCGCGACCCGCGGCATCCGTCCGTTCCTGGCGATCTACTCGACCTTCATGCAGCGCGCCTACGACATGATCATCCATGACATGGCGCTGCAAAACCTGCCGGTCCGCCTGTGCATGGACCGCGGCGGACTGTCCGGCGACGATGGCCCGACCCACCACGGCCTGTTCGACATCGGCTACCTGCGCCCCGTTCCCGGCATCATCCACATGCAGCCGAAGGACGAGGCCGAGTTCGTCGCCATGCTGAAATGGATGGCCGCCTACGATGACGGCCCGACCGCCATCCGCTACCCGCGCGGTCCGATTGCAGGCACTCCGGTCGACGGCCCCTGCGCGCCGATCCAACTCGGCAAAGGCGAGCTCATTTCCGAAGGCACCGACGTCGCGCTGATCGGCCTCGGCACGATGTTCGAGATGGCCGTCGAAACGAAAGCCAAGCTCGAAGAGCGCGGCCTGTCGGTCTCGCTCGTCAACCCGCGCTTCATCAAGCCGCTCGACACCGAGCTGCTCGAAAAGGTCGCCCGCTCAGCCAAAGTCGTCTGCACCTTCGAGGACCACGTTCTGATGAATGGCTTTGGCTGCGGCGTCATCGAACACTTCCACGACGCCGGCATCGACACCCCGGTCGAGCGCATCGGCTGGCCCGACGAATTCGTCGAGCACGGCAAGATCGACATCCTCCGCAAGCTCCACGGCCTGACCGTCGAGAACGCCGTCGAGAAGATCTCGAAGCACGTCTAA
- a CDS encoding ArnT family glycosyltransferase — MNKAFQTLDGALIVRRLLFFVLLFALSWVHLLVLFRGLGTEQAMDQAQIARQVARGEGLTTKNIRPLEHHLAETKEETTVPLVGLRDTYHSPLNPLVLGAVFKLVGADDFEAWEMNKKELVYPLDRVVALVSTLFFLMAIGVTYLLVSRIFDGKIAGVTALLMLLCDMFWKYSQSGLPQMLLLLLFSCGLYFTYRAVESQEEGRASMAQPLIAAAFFALMVLTHWITAWIFFGYLIFAAIAFRPRGIVALSSLAVLFIAVVYPLFRMTQITGQPFGVARFVFYNGLANGTESEIMRTLDLNANPLLIDGLLLKILGTTLVQATDLIPFLGGILAAPIFFIALLHPFKRDSIARFRWLIAAMWFFGAIGMAIFGISSDGLHPNQIHLLFAPIMAAYGLAFLSILWSRLEFVSSTPFLKNAHYIVIVALSAAPIILNLPKEVRMYIQVSDKGGWPQWPPYYPLILNKGMSKWVENDPLQSEIAISDQPWAVAWYADVNCLWLPRSKDDFLKLDTQATDLGTRFSGILITPQSRDKRPSIEVAAEYGDFAALVLDGRVATITGPTPSQPGFSIYDKAGSISEIYRRFPYRTPLLRQEMVYYSEGQLKESSLDE, encoded by the coding sequence ATGAACAAAGCCTTTCAAACCCTCGACGGCGCGCTGATTGTGCGCCGCCTTCTGTTTTTCGTTCTTCTTTTCGCGCTGTCCTGGGTGCACCTGCTGGTCCTCTTCCGCGGCCTCGGCACGGAGCAGGCGATGGACCAGGCTCAGATCGCCCGCCAGGTCGCCCGCGGCGAAGGACTGACCACCAAGAACATCCGGCCGCTGGAGCATCACCTGGCGGAGACCAAGGAGGAGACCACCGTTCCGCTCGTCGGCCTGCGCGACACCTATCACTCGCCTCTCAACCCGCTCGTCCTGGGTGCCGTCTTCAAGCTCGTCGGTGCCGACGATTTCGAGGCGTGGGAGATGAACAAGAAGGAGCTCGTCTATCCCCTCGACCGGGTCGTGGCGCTGGTCTCGACCCTTTTCTTCCTGATGGCGATAGGGGTCACCTACCTGCTGGTCAGTCGAATATTCGATGGCAAGATCGCGGGGGTCACGGCGCTGTTAATGCTGCTCTGCGACATGTTCTGGAAGTACTCGCAGAGCGGCCTGCCGCAGATGCTGCTTCTGCTGCTCTTCAGTTGCGGCCTCTACTTCACCTACCGCGCGGTCGAGAGTCAGGAAGAGGGCCGGGCCTCGATGGCCCAGCCGCTGATCGCGGCCGCGTTCTTCGCGCTGATGGTGCTGACCCACTGGATCACCGCGTGGATCTTCTTCGGCTATCTGATCTTCGCCGCGATCGCCTTCCGCCCTCGCGGCATCGTCGCGCTTTCCTCGCTCGCCGTTCTGTTCATCGCGGTGGTCTATCCGCTGTTCCGAATGACTCAGATCACAGGTCAGCCGTTCGGCGTCGCCCGCTTCGTCTTCTACAACGGTCTCGCCAACGGCACGGAGTCGGAGATCATGCGGACCCTCGATCTCAACGCGAATCCGCTGCTCATCGACGGGCTTCTCCTGAAGATTCTCGGAACGACCCTCGTCCAGGCGACCGACCTCATTCCTTTCCTCGGCGGCATCCTCGCCGCACCGATTTTCTTCATCGCCCTGCTACACCCCTTCAAGCGGGATTCGATCGCGCGCTTCCGCTGGCTCATCGCGGCCATGTGGTTCTTCGGAGCCATCGGGATGGCGATCTTCGGCATCAGCAGCGACGGCCTTCACCCGAACCAGATCCACCTGCTGTTCGCGCCCATCATGGCCGCGTACGGGCTGGCGTTCCTCTCGATCCTCTGGAGCCGGCTCGAGTTCGTGTCCTCGACCCCATTCCTGAAGAACGCCCACTACATTGTGATCGTCGCCCTCTCGGCGGCTCCGATCATCCTCAACCTGCCGAAAGAGGTACGGATGTACATTCAGGTTTCGGACAAGGGCGGATGGCCCCAGTGGCCACCCTACTATCCGCTGATCCTGAACAAGGGCATGTCAAAGTGGGTCGAAAACGATCCGCTGCAGTCGGAGATCGCGATTTCCGACCAGCCGTGGGCAGTGGCGTGGTACGCCGATGTCAATTGCCTATGGCTGCCCCGGTCGAAGGATGACTTCCTGAAACTCGACACCCAGGCGACCGATCTCGGCACGCGCTTCTCCGGAATCCTGATAACACCGCAGTCACGCGACAAACGTCCGAGCATCGAAGTCGCGGCCGAATACGGCGACTTCGCCGCTCTCGTCCTCGACGGACGGGTCGCCACGATCACCGGTCCCACCCCCTCCCAGCCGGGCTTTTCGATCTACGACAAGGCGGGATCCATCAGTGAGATCTACCGCCGGTTCCCTTACCGCACCCCGCTTTTGCGGCAGGAAATGGTCTACTACAGCGAGGGCCAGTTGAAGGAATCCAGCCTCGACGAGTAA
- a CDS encoding sigma-54 dependent transcriptional regulator, with amino-acid sequence MTPTLLIVDDEKATRDGLRAALEEEFDVFVASNLDEATAILKADPPDLMLTDLRLGGDSGMDVLDAALSIKHPPVSLMMTAYGSVDTAVEAMRRGAWHFVTKPLNLDEVEMLLKRALRSRRLETENQQLREQVPDPANLGRLTGKSAGIRRVIETVKQVAPTRATVLIEGESGTGKEVVAHAIHQISGRPAEKMVIVHCAALSPQLLESELFGHEKGAFTGAAQRRIGRFEQADGGTLFLDEIGEIDSATQVKLLRALSERTIERVGSNAPIKVDVRVLAATNRDLASMVEAGDFREDLYFRLNVVRVLMPPLRDRAEDIVLLTGGFLKEFAEENGRPVKPLTDEALDLLQHYTWPGNVRELRTAIEHGVVMSNDAVIDVRHLPSALRGGSPAPRPDSCGKITLAAPPEFNLHALEIRTIQAALSEANGNRTRAAELLGISRRTLQRKLKEIEG; translated from the coding sequence ATGACCCCCACACTGCTCATCGTCGATGACGAGAAAGCCACGCGCGACGGACTGCGTGCGGCGCTCGAGGAGGAATTCGACGTTTTCGTCGCGTCGAACCTCGACGAGGCCACCGCCATCCTGAAGGCGGATCCACCCGATCTGATGCTCACCGACCTGCGGCTCGGCGGCGACTCCGGCATGGACGTCCTCGACGCCGCCCTCTCGATCAAGCACCCGCCCGTCTCGCTCATGATGACCGCCTACGGGTCGGTCGATACGGCGGTCGAGGCGATGCGCCGCGGCGCGTGGCACTTCGTCACCAAACCGCTCAATCTCGACGAGGTCGAAATGCTCCTCAAGCGCGCGCTCCGCAGCAGACGCCTCGAGACCGAGAACCAGCAGCTTCGCGAACAGGTCCCCGATCCCGCCAATCTCGGCCGCCTGACCGGCAAGTCGGCCGGGATCCGCCGGGTGATCGAAACCGTCAAACAGGTCGCCCCGACCCGCGCCACGGTGCTGATCGAAGGCGAAAGCGGCACCGGCAAGGAGGTCGTCGCCCACGCCATCCACCAGATTTCCGGCCGACCGGCGGAAAAGATGGTCATCGTCCACTGCGCCGCCCTCTCGCCCCAGCTCCTCGAATCCGAGCTCTTCGGACACGAAAAAGGCGCCTTCACCGGCGCGGCCCAACGGCGGATCGGACGCTTCGAGCAGGCCGACGGCGGCACGCTTTTCCTCGATGAGATCGGGGAAATCGACTCCGCCACGCAGGTCAAACTGCTCCGAGCCCTGTCGGAGCGGACGATCGAGCGGGTCGGCTCGAATGCACCGATCAAGGTCGACGTCCGGGTGCTCGCCGCCACCAACCGCGATCTCGCCTCGATGGTCGAGGCCGGAGATTTCCGCGAGGACCTCTATTTCCGGCTGAATGTCGTCCGCGTACTGATGCCACCCCTGCGCGACCGGGCCGAGGACATCGTGCTGCTGACGGGCGGATTCCTGAAGGAATTCGCCGAGGAAAACGGGCGACCGGTGAAGCCTCTGACCGACGAGGCTCTCGACCTTCTCCAGCACTACACATGGCCGGGGAACGTCCGCGAGCTGCGGACGGCCATCGAGCACGGCGTGGTGATGTCGAATGACGCGGTCATCGACGTACGGCATCTGCCCTCGGCCTTGCGTGGCGGATCCCCCGCGCCGCGCCCGGATTCCTGCGGGAAAATCACCCTTGCCGCCCCCCCTGAATTCAACTTGCATGCGCTCGAAATCCGAACCATTCAGGCCGCCTTGTCGGAAGCCAATGGCAACCGCACCCGCGCCGCCGAACTCCTTGGCATCAGCCGCCGCACGCTGCAGCGCAAACTCAAGGAAATCGAAGGTTAG
- a CDS encoding two-component system sensor histidine kinase NtrB — MKSGFLEKLLARLDRIDPAEAQQLLSRLIREKGFLEQVFEALHEGVIVLDEEGSVTFINGAAQKFFGLDDDILGESLVERIPGLEWEAIAKPGKTVSRDLEVFYPENRYLNFYLSPIASAVGGGNFGWVMLVRDQTASRQEAEHHLESERLNALTLLAAGVAHEIGNPLNSLDIHLQLMERKLRKLPPGDRKPLEEHLETSRREIQRLDTILRQFLEAIRPTTPHREPCVLHDVLHDTLKLLEPELASREIKVELDLATDFPPLQLDATQFQQVFYNLLRNAYQALRGPGGLIRITTDFNDYECRISISDNGSGISPEQMGSLFEPYRTTKQSGTGLGLLIVRRVIREHGGEIEIESEPEAGTTIHIHIPRGPKPVRLLESSDRVIDID; from the coding sequence GTGAAATCCGGCTTCCTCGAAAAGCTCCTCGCCCGTCTCGACCGGATCGACCCGGCCGAGGCGCAGCAGCTCCTTTCCCGCCTGATCCGGGAAAAGGGCTTCCTCGAGCAGGTCTTCGAGGCGCTGCACGAGGGCGTGATCGTGCTCGATGAGGAAGGCTCCGTGACCTTCATCAACGGCGCCGCGCAGAAGTTCTTCGGGCTCGACGACGACATCCTCGGCGAGTCGCTGGTCGAAAGGATCCCCGGCCTCGAGTGGGAGGCCATCGCCAAGCCGGGCAAGACGGTCTCGCGCGACCTCGAGGTCTTCTACCCGGAGAACCGCTACCTGAATTTCTACCTCTCTCCGATCGCCTCAGCGGTCGGCGGCGGGAACTTCGGCTGGGTGATGCTTGTCCGCGACCAGACCGCCAGCCGCCAGGAAGCCGAACACCATCTCGAAAGCGAGCGCCTCAACGCCCTCACCCTGCTCGCCGCCGGCGTCGCCCACGAGATCGGCAACCCGCTGAACTCGCTCGACATCCACCTGCAACTGATGGAGCGCAAATTGCGGAAGCTCCCGCCCGGCGATCGCAAGCCTCTGGAGGAACATCTGGAGACCTCCCGCCGCGAGATCCAGCGGCTCGATACCATCCTGCGCCAGTTCCTCGAGGCGATCCGCCCGACCACCCCGCACCGCGAGCCGTGCGTGCTGCACGATGTCCTCCACGACACCCTGAAACTGCTCGAGCCGGAGCTCGCGTCGCGCGAGATCAAGGTCGAGCTCGACCTCGCCACCGACTTCCCCCCGCTCCAACTCGACGCCACCCAGTTCCAGCAGGTGTTCTACAACCTGCTGCGCAATGCCTACCAAGCGCTTCGCGGGCCCGGCGGACTGATCCGGATCACCACCGACTTCAACGACTACGAATGCCGTATTTCCATCTCCGACAACGGTAGCGGCATCTCGCCCGAGCAGATGGGCTCACTCTTCGAGCCTTACCGCACCACCAAGCAATCCGGCACCGGCCTCGGCCTGTTGATCGTCCGTCGCGTCATCCGCGAACATGGTGGCGAGATCGAGATCGAGAGCGAACCCGAGGCCGGCACCACCATCCACATCCACATCCCCCGCGGCCCCAAACCCGTCCGTCTCCTCGAATCCTCCGACCGCGTGATCGATATCGATTGA